A region of the Candidatus Dadabacteria bacterium genome:
GGGAGAACACCGGCCCGTCGAAAACAAACGAGTGGAATTCCCCGTTCTCCCCGCAGGGGTCGACCCCGCCCGGGAGATCGTCAAGAAACGCCGCATCGAAACAGCGTCCCGCAAAGGACCGATCAAGCACCTTTGAGTCGACGCATACCGTTACCGCACGAAACCCTTCGTCTATAAAGGTCCGGGCTAAAGACCGAGTCGACTTCTTCCATAGGGGGAAGAGGCAGGTTAATCCCGAGGCCGCGAGCTGCCGTTCCCTGTAGTCCCTGAGGTCTTCAAGGAATATATCGCCGAAGGCAATCCGGCGAATGCCCTTGTCGCGGATACTGGAGAACGCCTTTCCCATTCCCCGTTCGTAGACGGCATTTGACGATTCCGGCGGCACCACGACTTCCACAAGCGGCAGACCCAGAGACTTCGCCTGTCTGCGGAGCAGCGCGCGACGCACTCCGTGCATGCTCACCCGATCGTAGGCGTCAGTCACCGTCGTCACAAGTTCCGCCGCGCGGTATTCCCCGCGCCTTCGGATTTCCTGAAGCGCCATGGCGCTGTCCTTGCCGCCGCTGAAGCAGAGGGCAATCGGTTCGCTCAATGGAATGATACTCCTTTCAGGGTGTCACGGGGGACCGTCCGCGTGGAGGGATCAGACCGCCTTTCGCTCCTTCTCGATCCGGTCGTAGGCATCGTTTATGACCGCGAGCTTCTCGTTTGCCGCATCAACAAATTCCTGGGGAACGCCCTGGGCGATCAGGCTGTCGGGATGGTGCGCACGGACAAGTTCGCGGTACCTGCTTTTAAGTTCGTCGTCCGGGATGTCCCTTGTAACTCCCAGGACTTCGTAGGGATCCGGCTTGTCGACGCCATGTGCGGCGCGGATTCGCCTGAATGCCGCTTCGCTCAGTCCGAATATCTCGGCCACGCTTTCGAGATACTCGTTTTCCTTGGGGTGGTAGACGTTATCGGCCCTGGCAATGAGAAACAGGCAGTTTAAAAGCTCCTCAAGAACCGCGGGGTTGTCCCTGAACATCCCGGCAAGCTGCCGTGCGTAGGGCTCAAAGCCTTCTGAGTCTTTCTTGGCGATATTGAAGACGCGGGCGACCTCGGCTTCCTTTACCTCGTCCCTCAGGATCGGATGAAACACCTTTCGGAAAGCCTGGATCTCCTCTTCCCTCACTACCCCGTCGGCTTTAGCCATCTTGGC
Encoded here:
- a CDS encoding TerB family tellurite resistance protein produces the protein MSVWGKIIGGAAGFALGGPIGALLGAMAGHAFVDTGERPTDTRSRKQVAFTAGVIVLAAKMAKADGVVREEEIQAFRKVFHPILRDEVKEAEVARVFNIAKKDSEGFEPYARQLAGMFRDNPAVLEELLNCLFLIARADNVYHPKENEYLESVAEIFGLSEAAFRRIRAAHGVDKPDPYEVLGVTRDIPDDELKSRYRELVRAHHPDSLIAQGVPQEFVDAANEKLAVINDAYDRIEKERKAV
- a CDS encoding diphthine--ammonia ligase yields the protein MSEPIALCFSGGKDSAMALQEIRRRGEYRAAELVTTVTDAYDRVSMHGVRRALLRRQAKSLGLPLVEVVVPPESSNAVYERGMGKAFSSIRDKGIRRIAFGDIFLEDLRDYRERQLAASGLTCLFPLWKKSTRSLARTFIDEGFRAVTVCVDSKVLDRSFAGRCFDAAFLDDLPGGVDPCGENGEFHSFVFDGPVFSRPIEFAHGETVERDGFFFYDLV